The DNA window CCTTGCTGTAATCCAGGACCAGCCTCATCAGGGTGTGTTCCCCTTCCACATTAACCCCGGTCATTTCCTCAAGGACAGTCTTGAAGAGTCCATCAATAGCCGTCATTTCAATTTCGGCGATGCCTGTTCCCAAATTCATCTGCTTAAGCAGAACATCCTGGGCATTGGGGCATTCTCCTAGTTTATCCAGGGCCATATCGATATCGCGGATACGGCGGATGCCCTCAATGGATTGGCGGACAGCCTCTTCGAAGCTGGCCCGGACAGGGTGGCTGGAATCCAGCTCTTCAACCCACTTGGGAATCTCAATATTGACTTCCGCTACCGGGAACTCATAAAGAACTTCTTCAAGAATTTGCGTGATATCTTCCGGTGTCATATCCAGGCAGTTGACCGGAATAACAGGCACATTATATTTTTCTTCGAGAGAGCTGCTTAACTCCATGGTCATTTCCGAATAAGGACGAGTGGTATTCATGACGACCACATAAGGCTTCCCTAAGTGCTTCAGCTCTTCAATGACCCGCTCTTCGGCATCCACATAGGCTTCCCTGGGAATGTCGGTGATGGAGCCATCTGTCGTAATGACAATACCGATGGTCGAATGATCTGTAATCACTTTGCGTGTGCCAATCTCAGCCGCTTCCTGGAACGGAATGGGCTCATCGCTCCAGGAGGTCCGAACCAGACGAGGCTCTTCGCCATCTTCCGACTCGTAGCCAATAGCCCCTTCCACAGCATAGCCGACACAATCCACTAAACGAACTTTCATTTGGATGCTGTCTTTAATCAGAATTTCTACCGCATCCGATGGAATAAATTTAGGCTCCGTCGTCGTGATCTGCCTACCTGAACCACTTTGGGGAAGTTCATCATTCGCCCGCTCCCGCTCAAATACATCCGTGATATTGGGCAGGACTTGGAGGTCCATGAAGCGTTTGATAAAGGTGGACTTCCCAGTGCGGACTGGCCCAACAATTCCGAGGTAGATATCGCCACCTGTACGCTCAGCAATATCTTTAAAAATGTCCACTTTTTCCACAAAAATTCCCTCCCTTTTGAGTGCTGTCCCAAAACCGGGGAAGGGCCCCCACCTTATCCCCCCACCTCCCTGACACAAGATGATGGATACCGGATAACTGGACTAGCACATTACGCAGTATAAGTATATTGACCGGCTTGGGCAATTATGTCAAAATTCTTTTTTGCCCTGATAAATTAATTTTCTCCTTGAATTCATCCGAATTCACCACCCAATCCTTTATCATTGCTATGTAAAAATCAAGCAATATATTCCATTTCAACGAAAAATAGGGTACAAAAAGCTATGAAAAAGACCCAAATTCGGAATCGATTACGAATTTCAGAACTGTAGGAGGCCATACCTGCAAAAAAAGAGCATCGCCAACCCTTTATTAAAAAGAGTCTGACGACACTCCCAACCTTCTCAAATATTCAATCGTTCAGGTTTTACATATCCTGACCGTCCAAACCGTTATCCTGATAAGAGCCCTGTTCCATGGCAATCAGAGCCACTTCTTCAATCTCGTGCTTTTTGCCTCTCATCATCAGAGCGGATACTGCCGCCCTGGGATCGGCACCCTGAAAAAGAACCTGGTAAGCCTGTTCTGTGATGGGCATGGAGATTGCATACTGACGGCTCAGCTCATAGGCAACGCGGGTGGTGCGAACGCCCTCTACCACCATACCCACCTCTTTGAGGACTTGCGCCAAAGGTTTACCCTCGCCTAAAGCAACCCCGGCCCGATGATTGCGGCTATGCCGGCTGGTGCAGGTCACAATAAGATCCCCCACTCCGGCCAAACCGGCAAAGGTCAGAGGATTCCCGCCCATGGCCGCGCCTAAGCGGGTAATCTCGGCAATCCCCCGGGTCATCAGGGCGGCCTTGGTATTATCTCCAAAGCCTAAGCCGTCGGCAAAGCCGGCACACAGAGCAATAATATTTTTAAAAGCTCCTCCCAATTCCACACCGATGGTATCCGGATTGGTGTAAACACGGAATTCAGGAGTCATCAGCATATCCTGGACGGCTTCCGCAGCCTGACTGTCCTGAGAAGCCACCACAACGGTGGTCGGCATACCCTTGCCTACTTCTTCGGCATGGCTGGGGCCGGACAGGACCACGATCGGGTGATGGGGAAGTTCTTCCGTCAATACCTGAGAAAGCCGCTTGTGACTTCCTTCCTCCAGCCCTTTGGCCGTGTTCACAACGATGGTTCCCGGTTTAAGATAGGCCCTGATCTTTTGGGCTGTCTCCCGTACGCTATGGGAGGGTACACTGAGCACAAACATTTCCGCTTCCTCAAGCACCCCTACGTCCCCTGTGGGGCGCACTGTTGGGGGCAGCACCACCCCCGGCAGATAAGGCCGGTTTTCACGTCTCTGCTCCATGAGAGCCATCTCACTGAGATTGCGCCCCACTAAGGCAACATCATGACTTGCTTTACCCATAGAAACGGCCAGGGCTGTTCCCCAACTGCCTGCACCATAGACAGCTATTTTAGCCAATGTAATCCCCCTTCCCACACTCTATCGCTTTAGGTTAAACTTATTTTCCGTTCCCTTAAGAACTCTTTGGATATTGGTCCGGTGACGAATCACCACTCCGCTGACAGCGATTACAGCAAACACTTTATAAGCCATCGGCTCATTAAAAAGAAAAACGAGAATTCCCACGGTTAAGGCAGCCAACACTGACCCCACGGAAACATAACGGGTAAAAAAGACAACCAAAACAAAGAGGATAATGGCAATAACCGTAATCTTGGGCATCAAAACGAGAATGATCCCAAAGCCCGCGGCCACCCCTTTGCCACTGGGCTTAAAGCCGAAAAAGGGATTCCAGCTGTGCCCGGCCATAGCCAATAATCCGGCTGCAATCCCCCCCCAGGGGCCAAAAAAACGATAGCCCAAATAGGCAGCCAGGGCTCCCTTTAAAGCATCCCCCAAGAGGACGAGAACCCCCAGTTTGGCCCCCAGCAAACGAAAAGCGTTGGTGGTTCCTATATTCCCGCTGCCATGCTTGCGCACGTCCATGCCTTTATAGCGGCCTGCCAAATAAGCAAAAGGAATGGCCCCCAACAGATAAGCGATAATAAATATCGCGTATTCCCACATCCTTATTCCCTCTCTTCATCCTTTTGTCTCACAATCATCCGAATCGGTGAACCCTCAAACCCAAAGCTGGCGCGCAGCTGATTTTCCAAATATCTGCGATAAGAAAAATGCATTAACTCATGATCATTGACAAAGAAGACAAAAGTCGGTGGTTTCACTCCCACCTGGGTGGCATAAAGAACCTTTAAACGCCGTCCCTTATCCGTCGGAGGGGGATTGAGATGGACCCACTCTCTCACTAAGGTATTCAGAGTAGCTGTCGCCACACGGGTCGAATTCTGCTCGGCCACAAAATCTACTAAATCCAAAAGCTTAGTGACCCGCTGCCCCGTTTTGGCTGAGATAAAGAGAGTCGGGGCATATTGCATAAAGCCCAATTCCTCCCGGATATCCTTTTCAAAGCGGTTCATGGTCTTATCATCTTTTTCAATCAGATCCCATTTATTGACCACTAAGACGATCCCTTTGCCCGCCTCATGGGCATATCCAGCAATCTTCTTATCCTGTTCCGTAACCCCTTCACCGGCATCGAGCAGCATCAGAATCACATCGGAACGATCCACGGCACGCAAAGAGCGGGAGACGCTGTATTGCTCCGTTAATTCTTCAATGCGGCCCTTTCTTCTCATACCGGCCGTATCGATAATGATATAATGCTTGCCATCATGCTCAAAGGCAGAATCGATGGCATCCCGGGTAGTACCGGGAATATTGCTGACAATCACCCGCTCTTCTCCCAGCAGGGTGTTCACTAAAGAAGATTTCCCCACATTGGGACGGCCGACAACAGCGATCCGGATGGTATCCGGGTCCACCTCTTCCTCAATGTTCTCAGGAAAATGGGCAACCACCTCATCCAGCAAATCGCCGATATTCATGCCATGAACTGCCGAAATCGGGACGGGTTCCCCTAAGCCCAGGTTATAAAACTCATAGAGCTCCGTTTTAGCGAAATTCTCCACTTTGTTAGCGGCTAAAATAACCGGCTTTCCTGATCGCCTTAAGGTTTGAGCAATCATATCATCATCGGGAGTCGGCGAAATCTGGGCATCGATCACAAAGACGATTACATCTGCCTCTTCGATAGCAATCTCCGCCTGACGGCGCATTTGTGCGCTTATGGGGGTGTTTTCATTAACAAATTCAATACCCCCCGTATCAATAATTGTAAATTTACGCCCTAACCACTCAGAATCCCGATAAAGCCGGTCCCGTGTCACACCGGGCCGGTTCTCCACGATGGCCACAAGCCCCCCTGCCAAGCGGTTAAACAGGGTTGACTTTCCTACATTAGGTCTTCCCACAATAGCTACAACTGGTTTACTCACAATCTTCACCCTCCAAATCCAATCCGGTCACTGCTTCCAGGAAAGCTCTCCCCTGGTTCTCAACCACCAGAGGTATCCCCTGCAGCTCTTCAGCCAGCCATTCCACGCTTCGATCATCCAGAAATACCTCTTCATCTGCTTTAAGCATCACCCGTGGAATTAAAAAAATCTCTCCTTTAATATTACCTATATGCCCGGCAATATCCTGAGCTGTCAACAAGCCTGCCACGGTCACCGTGGGGCCAAAGAAACTATTAATAATAGTATGACGTTCTATGGTCAAACCTTCAATAGGCTTTAACTTTTTTAGCAAATCCTCAAAAAAAGGAGCTGCCGACACCCCGGTAATTAAGTGTACCTTACGTTGCGGGATGGCAGGGGGAAGACTTTGCAGAGCATGATCGAATTCCTGGCGGAATTTGCTGGCCATGCCCACACCGTTTTCCAACTGGGCGAAATCATCATAGATCTCTATAGATGGATAGTCCCGTCCTGCCGAAGCATAGAATTCGTCGGAAAAATACACCAGACTGCGACCTGTTTTCCGGCGGTATTCCTTTTGCCATACTTCACCCTTGGCTAAAATGCCCCAGGCTTCCTCAGGAGTAAAAGGGCGTAAATCCGGCAGATTTGCCCGATGCTTTGTTAAACCTACAGGCACCACCGCGATGGATTGTACCGAGGGGTGAAGGTTTCCCAGCTCATGTACGGTCTGCTCAAGCACCCCTCCATCATTATAACCTGGTACCAAAACGATTTGGGAATGAATTTGGATCCCCGCCTCGGCAAGCCGCTTTAATTGAGAGGATAAATCACCTGCCCTGGGATTCTTCATCAGGCGGACCCGGGCTTCGGCATCCCAGGCGTGAACCGAAATATATAAGGGGCTAAGATGGAACTTAAGGATCCTCTCAAACTCATCCTCATCTAAGTTGGAGAGGGTGATAAAGCTCCCTTGGGTCAGGGAAAGGCGGTAATCATCATCTTTATCATAGAGGCTGGCTCTCATTCCTTGGGGCATCTGGGCTACAAAACAGAAGATACAATTGTTCCGGCATAACTTTAAACCGTGGGGGCTCACAGCCTGAACCTCTAAGCCCAATTCCTCGCCGTAGGACCGTTCAATCTCCAGTTCCCAAAGCTCTCCACCGGCCTTTTCCAGCAGCAAGGTAAATTCATCTTCAGCGGTTAAATACTGAAAGTCAATAATATCCTCAATCTCCTGTCCATCAATGGAAAGGATCTGATCACCACATTCTATCTCCATCTC is part of the Desulfitobacterium chlororespirans DSM 11544 genome and encodes:
- the plsY gene encoding glycerol-3-phosphate 1-O-acyltransferase PlsY; amino-acid sequence: MWEYAIFIIAYLLGAIPFAYLAGRYKGMDVRKHGSGNIGTTNAFRLLGAKLGVLVLLGDALKGALAAYLGYRFFGPWGGIAAGLLAMAGHSWNPFFGFKPSGKGVAAGFGIILVLMPKITVIAIILFVLVVFFTRYVSVGSVLAALTVGILVFLFNEPMAYKVFAVIAVSGVVIRHRTNIQRVLKGTENKFNLKR
- a CDS encoding NAD(P)H-dependent glycerol-3-phosphate dehydrogenase, which encodes MAKIAVYGAGSWGTALAVSMGKASHDVALVGRNLSEMALMEQRRENRPYLPGVVLPPTVRPTGDVGVLEEAEMFVLSVPSHSVRETAQKIRAYLKPGTIVVNTAKGLEEGSHKRLSQVLTEELPHHPIVVLSGPSHAEEVGKGMPTTVVVASQDSQAAEAVQDMLMTPEFRVYTNPDTIGVELGGAFKNIIALCAGFADGLGFGDNTKAALMTRGIAEITRLGAAMGGNPLTFAGLAGVGDLIVTCTSRHSRNHRAGVALGEGKPLAQVLKEVGMVVEGVRTTRVAYELSRQYAISMPITEQAYQVLFQGADPRAAVSALMMRGKKHEIEEVALIAMEQGSYQDNGLDGQDM
- the spoIVA gene encoding stage IV sporulation protein A — protein: MEKVDIFKDIAERTGGDIYLGIVGPVRTGKSTFIKRFMDLQVLPNITDVFERERANDELPQSGSGRQITTTEPKFIPSDAVEILIKDSIQMKVRLVDCVGYAVEGAIGYESEDGEEPRLVRTSWSDEPIPFQEAAEIGTRKVITDHSTIGIVITTDGSITDIPREAYVDAEERVIEELKHLGKPYVVVMNTTRPYSEMTMELSSSLEEKYNVPVIPVNCLDMTPEDITQILEEVLYEFPVAEVNIEIPKWVEELDSSHPVRASFEEAVRQSIEGIRRIRDIDMALDKLGECPNAQDVLLKQMNLGTGIAEIEMTAIDGLFKTVLEEMTGVNVEGEHTLMRLVLDYSKAKKEWDKLAPAIEEVRNNGYGVVTPHLDEMYLEEPELVKSGGHYGIKLKASAPSLHILRADVTTEITPLIGTEKQAEDLVRYILDEFESDPKKVWESNIFGKSLHDLVREGVQTKLYRMPENAQHKLQDTLQRIVNDGNGGLICIII
- the der gene encoding ribosome biogenesis GTPase Der — its product is MSKPVVAIVGRPNVGKSTLFNRLAGGLVAIVENRPGVTRDRLYRDSEWLGRKFTIIDTGGIEFVNENTPISAQMRRQAEIAIEEADVIVFVIDAQISPTPDDDMIAQTLRRSGKPVILAANKVENFAKTELYEFYNLGLGEPVPISAVHGMNIGDLLDEVVAHFPENIEEEVDPDTIRIAVVGRPNVGKSSLVNTLLGEERVIVSNIPGTTRDAIDSAFEHDGKHYIIIDTAGMRRKGRIEELTEQYSVSRSLRAVDRSDVILMLLDAGEGVTEQDKKIAGYAHEAGKGIVLVVNKWDLIEKDDKTMNRFEKDIREELGFMQYAPTLFISAKTGQRVTKLLDLVDFVAEQNSTRVATATLNTLVREWVHLNPPPTDKGRRLKVLYATQVGVKPPTFVFFVNDHELMHFSYRRYLENQLRASFGFEGSPIRMIVRQKDEERE
- a CDS encoding DUF512 domain-containing protein, whose translation is MTNLVQGLVVAAVHAGSIAEEMEIECGDQILSIDGQEIEDIIDFQYLTAEDEFTLLLEKAGGELWELEIERSYGEELGLEVQAVSPHGLKLCRNNCIFCFVAQMPQGMRASLYDKDDDYRLSLTQGSFITLSNLDEDEFERILKFHLSPLYISVHAWDAEARVRLMKNPRAGDLSSQLKRLAEAGIQIHSQIVLVPGYNDGGVLEQTVHELGNLHPSVQSIAVVPVGLTKHRANLPDLRPFTPEEAWGILAKGEVWQKEYRRKTGRSLVYFSDEFYASAGRDYPSIEIYDDFAQLENGVGMASKFRQEFDHALQSLPPAIPQRKVHLITGVSAAPFFEDLLKKLKPIEGLTIERHTIINSFFGPTVTVAGLLTAQDIAGHIGNIKGEIFLIPRVMLKADEEVFLDDRSVEWLAEELQGIPLVVENQGRAFLEAVTGLDLEGEDCE